In the genome of Arachis stenosperma cultivar V10309 chromosome 6, arast.V10309.gnm1.PFL2, whole genome shotgun sequence, the window gggttcctctttcatctaccaatattatgcctgcgccgcttcccgttttgttggaggatccatctacatagagttcccatgtagttggtttttcctcttgatcccctgcgtattctgcaacgaagtcggcgaggcattgagcTTTGATTGTTGTCtgagtttcatatcttaagtcgaactcggaaagctctattgcccattggaccattctccctgcaataTCCGTCTTTtagaggatttgcttcatgggttggttcatacggactcttattgtatgggcctgaaagtagggtcgtagccttcgtgaggctattactaaggagtaggaAAACTTTTGTAGTTTGTGAtaccttagttcagggccttgtagaactttactgCTGAAATAGActggatgttgtccgacctcgtcttcttttatcagggctgatgagacagccttgtTTGCTACGGATAAGTACAGGACGAGGTCTTTCCCAGGTACTGGTCGGGTTAGAATAGGGggttggcttaaaaactttttgaactcctggaatgcCTCCTCAcattcaggagtccattcgaactggcatccctttcttaataaggagaATAGTGGCAGGGATTTCAATGCCGAACCTGCCAAAAATATGGAGAGAGCTGCAAGTCAGCCGTTTAGCTGctggacttctctcaaacaagtcgggcttttcatttctaaGATGGCTCTACACTTGTCGGGGTTAgcttcgatccctctttgtgttagcataaaccctagaaatttccctgcttccaccgcgaaggcgcattttgcggggtttagtctcatcccgtgcagccttatggtgtcGAAGACTTGAGAGAGGTCTGACAAGATGTCGACTTCTTTCttggtctttaccagcatgtcgtcgacgtatacttccattagactccccaaatgaggggaaaacactttattcatcaacctttgatatgtggcccctgcattctttaatccgaatggcatgaccacgtagcaaaaattagctctgggtgtgatgaatgatgttttctcctggtcgggctcgtacatcgggatttgattgtatcccgagtaggcatccatgaacgataagtattgataccccgagctggaatccactagggtatcaatatttggtaggggataagggtccttaggacatgccttatttaagtcggtgtagtcgacacacattctccatttgtcattctgttttttgactagcactacattggctagccatgttgggtacttgatttctctgatgaagccagcttccaggagtgcctgtacttgttcttctactattagggctcgcTCTGGGCCGAGCTTCCGTCTTCTTTGCTGCacaggtcgggatcctggataaaccgagagtttgtgggacatgagctcgggatctaTCCCAGGCATGTCCGAAGCTTTCCaagcgaagaggtcggagttatctcttaggagcttagccaacccttgttttagggtttccTCTAAATTGGCTcctatatgagtatttttcccttcctctttaCCGACCTGTATTTCCTcagtttttcctcccggttgtggtcgcagctcttctttGGCCCTTGCGCCCCCGAGCTCTATTGTGTTAACTTctctgccctttcctctcagatttaggctttcattgtagcatttcctcgccaatttttgatctccccttaccgttgctattcccgctgaggtcggaaatttcatgcagaggtgaggagtggataccactgctccgagtcgattgagggtagctctgccgattaaggcattatatgctgaccccacatcaatgactatgaagtctatactcagagtcttcgatttttccccttttccaaaagtagtgtgaaggggcaaaaatcctagtggttttattggcgtgtcccctaatccatatagggtgtcggggtaggctcttaattctttctcatctaaccctagcttgtcgaaagcgggcttaaaaaggatgtctgccgagcttccttggtccaccagggttctgtggagatgggcatttgctaggatcatggttatcactactggatcatcatgtccagggattattccttgcccatcttcttttgtgaatgaaatggtagggAGGTCGGATGACTCTTCTCCGACCTGATaaactcttttgagatgtcttttgcgataGGATTTGGTAAGTCCCCCTCCCGTgaaccctcctgagatcatatggatatgtctctctggtgtctgcggtggtgggtctcttctatccatatcgtctcgctttctctttccgtgCCCGTCCaacctttctatgagatatctatctagccgaccttctctggccagcctttctatcacatttttaaggtcgtaacagtcgtttgtggagtggccatatattttatggtactcgcagtagtcgttgcggcttcccccttttttatttttaatgggtctagggggtggcaatctctcagtgttacaaatctctctgtatacgtccactatagagactttcagaggagtataagagtgatattttcttggcctctcgagaccgagttcttcctttttcttggtttccctttccctttcttttgttGTGGGAGGGGgcccaggtcgccaactcaggtctctcaatttggcgttttcctccatattgatgtacttttcagctctttcctgtacatcgcttagagaaacggggtgtcttttagatatggactgcgataagggaccttctctgagtctattgactaaccccattatgactgcctctgtgggcaggtcttgaatttccaaacatgctttgttgaaccttttcatgtaggctcgtaaagattctccggcctcctgttttattcccaggaggctcggtgcatgttttactttGTCTTTCTagattgagaacctcatcaaaaacttccttgagaggtcttcaaaactagtaaccgacctcggggggaggctatcgaaccacttcatcgctgctttcgatagagtGGTCGAGAAGGCTTTGCATTGTGTAGCGTCGGAAGCGTCAactaggtacatccgacttttgaagttgctcatgtgatgctttggatccgtggtcccgtcatagaggtccatgtcagggcttttgaagtttctcggaactttaGCCCTCATGATGTCCTCGCTGAAGGGATCCTCCCCACCTAAGGGTGGTTCTTCTTGTTCGTCGCGGGAGTTGCGACttttgagggaggattccaACTGTAAGAgctttctttctaactcttttcgtcgttccatctcTTCTTTTAGGCtcttttcagtttccttttgtcGCTCTCGCTCCTGTTCTAATTGTTCCAGGCGgctgtggactaatcccatgagttcagtCACATGGGATGGTCCTTCTTTTTCTGATTCGCGCCCTTCTGAGGAATTTACCTTCGGGTTTTTTACTCCGGAGGTGCCTTCTCTGTGTTGATTATCAATTTCCTGGTGGAGGGTGAAGTCCACATCATTGTTGCCTGTGTCCATATTCTCTTGTTCAGAGTCTGTCTCCACAtggccttcttcgtgggatctatcTGCCATCGTTGGATGATCTctcaggttccccggcaacggcgccaatgttacggtgggtaaccggagattaataagatggatggatttggttggcccaatcgtccgCGGATGGTGGCTTCCGAGCTAGTTCGCGCGttggagcctccttccgacttgtgctcgtgagtgaatggggggtggtacctgcaaagacactccgatgcctaagttagcaagggtgtgagcaggtctagagagtattggacttagagatacctgagggatgtcagtgtacttatagtgatGAGCCAATAActaccgttggagtagtgccatatctttagggtgttaaccgtcccattatcttagggaggttaggatatggctttatgaagcggttagagagattttaggggcggttacacatttgaatgagtgtttatctgccaactaatctcgtgcccgacttctttagagtaGGTCGTGGTCAACACCGACTTCTTATATGAAGGTCGGTGCTTAGCTAGGCTTAATTCTTCGGATCAGGCCTTTTATTTAGACCTGGGCCCTTATTATTGGGCCAGGATATGAACAATTGTTATTGGCAATATTTTATACGTTCAACTTAATTAGAATAATCTACCAATATGAATAAGTTTAAATATAGTCCTAATGATCACAATGATATTATATTATGACGGGAGCTCGTGTGTAtcatataatataatatcataAGTATAAAAATTGTAACTACAATTTAAACTAAATGAAACTTGTAAATCTATTGAGATGGTTTATCATAGAATCTCAATCTTGTATCTccaaaaagtcatccaaacacATAATGATCATTAAATAATTGTATAAAATTTTGTACACACATCAAAGTTAATTAAATCAACCAATAATATTGTCTCGGATTTATTAATTACATTTCAACTAAGAGGACTTTAGATATAAACACACAAAGAAAGAAACTTAACTTTGATGGATCATTATATACAAGAAGCTTATAATATGTAGAgcagacaaaaaaaaaaagagaattgaaGACAGAAAAAAATAGCTTTGATGGGTTATCTAAATATaagataatattaaaaataacgGTTATGTTATATGttgaatataaatatatattaaaaataaattaaaacagacatatatttatatacaaatatattaataattaattttaataacttattttaacatatgaataatatttttgtaaaaataaaggACATCCAAGATAAAACAAGATAAAGTTTTATCTTTGTAAGTGGGTTTGGATCATCtactatatataataatataaggATATAGCAGAATTTTGTGTATACTTATATTTTCTATTTCTAAAATGTTATTTGTGTATGTATTTACTAAAGAAacatttttttacaatttttaaaatttgaatccaaATATATCTTAacttattataaatttattaattacactacatatttaataaataaaaaaagtgaattaataaactaattaatgATAATGGCGCCGTCCATGGTTAGTTAATAGTTGGTGTGTTTGTTGTGTGAGTGCCACTCCTTTTGCCGCAGCAAAGTGGTTGTATGTGTGGTTGGTGATGATGAGCTGCCACATatgattttttataattagccgaaaataaaagaaaaaatagaccacaaataagaagataatacctttaaaaaaaattgttttaaaataaatgtaaaagaaaaatgttaggGATAACAACTTTTGGAATTTATAGCCATCAAATAGTTATTAATGAGACTTTTAATGGTGTGAAATTTCATACTCACTTTTTtttgctggttacatgctggtcAGAATTTGATAAAGTTGCTGACCCCTAGACTTTttcaatgtaaaatatatttaacgGAGGAATAAATAGAATTTGGTAATACATTATATTGTATAAGTGGATGAAATTATTTCTAAAACAGATCAGTTATAcatctaaattttattatcatCTAAGTTTAATTAAATAGGCCTAACATTAATAAAAACCACTTTCATTAAACATACGCACTCAAAATCTCCCAAACAAACAATGTTACTCTTCGCGCTTTTATTGCggtcccttcttcttcttcttcttcttcttttaaattCGCGCACGCAggttcttcttcctccttcctcctcctccttcttctttttccctGATGCtgtgtcttcttcttcttttcttttttcgttatcTTTCTCTTTCGTTATTGTCATCACCAATAACACCAACATTTTGCTAACATTTTTATTGATTCTGATGCTCTGTATTGacatcattaaataatttcagaaccaaaaatattatcaaaatgaAACCTTTATATAATACTAAATGAACAAAAAATtgtccattatataaattcgaATTCAGAAACACCTGCATCTCGAATGAAccgaaaatattatcaaaataaaatcgGTGTATAATACCAAATGAACCGAAAATGGTGTTCATAAACAACTGGATTTAGCGATTGCATTCtattctattcaattcaaaatttaataatccAAACCTCGTCCACTTGATTCGATTCAGAAGAAAAATCCAAATCGCTCTCATTCAACTGATTTGAActtgaatcattcattgttttgatacATTATTGAAATctgaaaacaaagaagaaatctaaaatttgaaaacgAAGAGCATAAATACAATGCATATCGAAAtctgaaaacaaaaagaaagcaaaattTTACGttgaaaaaaacgaaaaagaaaattagaaaaatcatAACAGAAATGAACGACGAAAAGTTTTATGTTGAAAAAGAGAAGTTCTACGTTGAGAAAGAAGAACGAAGAGAAGCTTTACATCGAGAAAGAGAAGTTCTACGTTGAAAAAGAAACTTTCCATTAAAAAGTGACAAACACGTAAAGCAAAAACAATTTAGTTGACTTGATTAAAGAAATTACATGAAtgcaaaatattatttaatcatcataattaaattaatagtgttatgaaaaaaattattaacaagATTTTCATATATCTACCAAAAAGAGAATTATCTTAACGTTAAAAATGCAAAATTATTGTCTCTTTATCATGAAATAAGTGGTTATTCttctctatttatttatttttttttggttatgaTTTGTTAGAAATAAGAGACTAAATTAAAGAAAGTATTTTGTGTATTATTTAATCTGATTAAAGTACAATATACAAGAAGTATTTATAAGTACTAAATggatcaaaataataaatacatagaattctataattaatatacaaatatgttatataaatataaacgaTATTAATTGATTTAAATTGATTCTGATGATTCTCTAACATGATTAATCAGTTATTCTTCGTTAGGAGTTAGTGATCTTAGCCAAGTTTTGAATCAAGATGCAACGCTTTAAAAGGCATTAAGATTTGTTATTAAACTAAAGTCTCAGTTGCAATAAacaattattcttttttttggGTCAAATGAATTAAATAGCCTTTGGTCATAAGcattaaaactttaaattttgaccgtttatgaattatttagtaattttttCCAGCCCACAAATCGCAAAAGATAGTAAAAATAAGGTTAACGTATTATTTTAGTCTCATTTCATACTTCTTAttgtaattttgaaaaattttaaattcatttttgtatcagttttaaaaaattttaaataggtTTAATAATGTCTTATAGTTAAATTTAACATGAACAATTAACATATTTAAGAATTAATAATGTTTAATTTCAGTATGTAAGTAAAATTGACCATCAATAATTATTAAGATAGAAGTTTTTTCTTTGATTCTGGAATATTAATGATTGATtgatagaattttaaatttttttaaaaaaagaaaatcaagaagATGAAGTGTGTTACAAAAAGATTTTTGTTATATTTCTCtaacacaagaaaaaaaatatgactTAACAATAATGTTATTAATATCCACGTTACTTACTCTGttaattattcatataaatttaataataggataatttcaaatttatttaaaatttttaaaataaaaaaatatttaaaacattaaagattaaattaaaattatgtacaaatattaaaaaataatacttaactttaaaaataaaaacgcAATAACCAaaccttttctttcttttctgtaTTAACAAATAACAATCACCCAATGGCTTTATAAACCCAAATCAAAGTGATCCAATTCCAAATTACTAATTGGAACAGAAACAAAAGtgacaaaatcataaaaaatgacaccaaaacaaaaataaaataaaaaacattttgaCTCAGACTCTCACTCCGCAATAGCTCCAGaaagttggtaaaaaaaaaCGCACTTAAGTATCAAtcaattagttaaataattaattcattCAATTAGTCAAATAATTAgctaatttaataatttcataGGGGATgatggttttttttttgtttttttgaaaaatttcggTCGCagttatcattttttattttgggcCACACAATAATGGCCTTTTACTCAACATTCAAAGCCCATAGTAAACTCGTCCAAAGAAGAAAAGCCCATACTAACCAAACTTGACAAGGTGCGTTTTGTTGTTGGATAGTGGTGGGGACTTGGGAGAATAAAAGCGGAGCATGCAAATGAAAGAAACAGAACTTGCTAGAAATCTAGAATACTCTATAAACTTCAAACACTTATTCATTTACTCAAcactattttattatttcattcaATAGCTCCATTCAAATCCagtcaataataaaatttattatattaaatgttctttttattttataaaatttaaattccaTAAAATATTATCAATTGATGAGAATTCCATATCTAGAAAATTCTCTTCTTTTAACCATTATCAACTTTGACAACTTTTATGGCAATGAATCTCCagcctttttattttttctggtAATGAATGCTCAGCCATTTTTAATACtgtagagtttaattttaatccTTATTAGTCAATCAATTAAATATGATAGAATacattttttatctaatttaatgAGTTATTAATTTGAGTcaaatttattcattaattaaaaagaaatctttcatactaatatttttatagaTTTAACAAATacgtaaattaaaattattcaaattaattttttatttgttatttttaataaataaaaaaacaaataagttaaatatttgaaataaattctatttttatttgaaaaaatttattgaatcactagaattaaaaaaaatgtaaactttgaattttttatttatagaaaGAGAGTTAAACACATCTAATACATATAATTACACATTATTACGTAATTTTGTTAATATAGTTGCATAaataaaatactttatattgatttattatttcaaaataaaagttgcAAAGAACACAAAGATTAGAGAGTGTGGAGAAGGCGAATGGGAAGATCGTCAGATATGGATGCCGAGATGACGGAGGTGACGCCGTCTGCGGCGGAGGCGCCGCCGCTAGGGGCGGTTCCGTCGAGCTCCGGCGAAAACGACTCCGTACGCGACTTACTCACATTGGCTCGCCAATTCATCAATCAAGGAAAACCTTCCCAAGCTCTCCAAGCTGTAATCTTTTTTCATTTCTctctttcaattttattttattcttccaATTCTATTAAATCAACTATGTTTATCTTCATTCCAATCGTTAATTTGCATAaagttttctttttgttattaCTTCACTGGAATcgtagctttttttttttttgtacaatTTTGGTCACTTGTGAAGTTTtgtttatttcaatttttttttttttttatatatgcgAGGTTTCAATTAATTCAATACTGTTTTGTGCAATGGTATATAGAGCATGCTTACCTTGCTGAGTAAACTAGCCAAATCAGTTGTGTATGTTGGataaatcaaattatatatGAACATTGTTTTGGGATGATTACCATAACTAGTTTAGAATTTACCAAATGAGTAACTTTTTATTTGTTGGTTTTGTTTATTGATTACATCTGCATGGTGGATTTCAAAATATGATTCTGGGGTTGGTGACTTTTTTATGATCAAACTCCCTTAAAATGCTTTGAAGACTTACTGGGGAATTTTGCTTAACTCATTGCAAATGTTTAGTACACTGTTCTTGCTTTCTACATGGAAAATCTAGCTACTTGGTTTTGGAAAGCAGAATAATTTTATCATACATTCGGAATGTTTAGAATTTAGAACACCCCTGTTTTGGAGTTTTTAAATGATGGAATGGAAATAGGAGACTATCATTTTAAAATTCTCCATTATTGGATTTCTATGTATATTTTATGAGTGATGATAGAGCATCCGAAAAATCTTCCTACTAGGTGAAGTAAACCGTAAATCGAAACTATGTTTTGGTAATCTTAAAAAGCAATCAATTATAACTTTTCATTCATTTAGTGATTAGGAGAGTGCTTATGGTGATGAGATAGGAGGATAAATCATTTCACACTTTTAAAGTCCTCCTAATTTTAGGATTTCAAATATACGAACAAAGGAAGCACAACCTAGGCATGCTGTGTGTAAACATGACTTCATACTTTTCTGGAAGAAAAATCAATAAGCCTTGGCATCAGTAAAATGAATATTTCTTTTCATGTTTTTGGTGTTTATTCAACAAGTGGCTCTTGGTTGGAGGTTTTTGTATCCAACTATGCGTACATGATACGTTGTAGGAGATCATAGCCTGAATTTTCACCAACACATCGTGGCAGCAGGCAGGAgagacttttatttttttattctaatgtTTTGAGAACCCTGACAATCAAGTGATTCAGTATTAACTATTCATTCAGTTACTCCACAGAGTTGATGatcttttttcttctctgatAAATGAGGAGATAATATATTTCAATGTGTTATGTGTGAAACTTAAATCATGTTTATAGACAGATACTAAAATATTTGGCCATTCTTTTGGTGGCTGatgtgtgtttttcttttttcttttttttaacgGAAACAGGTAATTGTAGCAATGAAATCCAAAGGTGGGGATGAAGCTGTATTTCAGTCCTTGCATCGTGCTCGTGAGGTGTATAGAAGTAGACTTCAAGACAATGCTGCTGTTGACCAGCTAGCTTCTTTGTTTGCTGAGTGCGCCATTGCCGAAGCTCAGCCTGTAATAATTGAACCATCTGCAACTAACACCCTCGTCCCTTCAATTGCCAGCCCGTCAATTTCTTCTGATGCTCATGGGACGTCCATACTGGCTGAAACCGGCAGGATGCAAGTAGTATTGGATGCGGTTTCAGATGGAAGCAGCTTCATCTGTTTGAAGTGTGGGGGCCTTGTTAGTAATCATCGTAAAGATGAGCACTATGCATACTGGTGCTCTTAACCCCAATGCTTTGTGTAGAGCGAGCCGAAATCTTGCTTGTTGATGCTTTTCTATGCATTTTCAAGATCAAGTTTTCTAATATCTTGGAAGTGAAGCTTTGAATGCCTTATACTTGGTCTTTGAAACATTCATGTCAATGTTATAGTAAAGTTTACATTAGCAAACTTTTTTCTCTTTGAAGAATTTAATGCTGTAAAACCATAGTGGTTCAGTAGTTCAGTAGTTGAGTCACCAATACAGAAAATTTTCTGAGTATAAGACTTGGTGTGATTGATGTCCATTTGGACTCTAAATGCTACATTTGAGCCACAAGAGTACATTGTTCTCTCCTATGTTTACTCTTTTTTGCGGATTTTTTGTATGTAATGATGATGAGTTGTAAGATAATGGAGATAAATGATTTAGCTCTTGTCATTTTGTCataattctttcttctttaggGGTTTCCATTATTATGCTCCTTTTTCGGGCATGCATTCAGTACCATTAATCTTGCTTTATTAAATTGGGTTGACACAATGGTAGAACCTTGATTCTTTGTTGTATTGAATTACAACtatgattattattttttttgggttCTTTTTGCAACCTGGCAATGAATACCGTGGGAACAATTAAACAGCAAAATACAACTAGTAAATTGTTGCTTGGGAAATGTTGTGATTATTTTATCTTGTACATTGAGTTGGTGCATATTTGGTCACTATAAATTGGAGTGAAACTTATTTTATGTGGATTTTAAGACCCAtactaatagtaaaaaaaaaaatgtatcaTCTTAGCGTATGAGACAAAAATAAGTATAACCATTACatattctctctttttttttttgaaatcttgCTTGCTTAAATACAAAATGAAAGTGAAAATGTCCCCCAACACCAAGTTGATTGACTGGTAGCCAAACCCAATTTCTTTTCAGTGGTCTTATATTAGaaatgatttaaaataaaaggaatGGTAAGATAAAAACAATAACAAGTCCAAATAGAGAAGATGTGGACTAAAATTAAAATCCCTTTCAATATAGTAACTAATGTTCTTTACACACAAAAAACCTTATagacaagaaaaataatacaCAGAAGAATTTTCCCTCTGTTGGTACACGACAAAGCAATGTTACAGTACTTATATCAACAAAAATCAATGTGACCCAAACATGACGAGACCACAAAAACTTACAGTAAGGTATTAAAAAAGACCCTTAATAATACATATTTCCACTAGAAAAAAGAATATTTCCTTTTTTGTTCCCCTCTAGTATTGATATGGACAGACTCAGACTATTCTCCAATGCTTGTAAAGCAAACAACTATCTCCTATGCTTCAATTATTAGGGTAGCTGTTTGGCAACATTGCAGCACACCTCACACAATGCTCCAAATGCATCAACTATGGAAACTTTCCAGTATTGCACAGTATTAACAAAGACTGATAGCGGTATATATAATGTCAGCAACCATTTATACTACACTGCAGCAAGAAACAAGAATGTCAGATCAGATCAATGCATCTTATAAAAGAAATTGGTTGGAAAACAGTAACTGAGCAATAATTAGATGAGAAGATATTAGAGAATATAATTTCTAAAGCATTTCTGAAGTATAATGTGTACTTTCAGAGAATAAAAAATGCACATTGTAACCTTTGATGAAAAACAAAGGGCATCATCTTAAAGTAAACCCTGCACCTTAGAGGAGGCACTCATTTTGAAAGCTTGTGTAGCAGAAGTGATTGCTTAAAGTAAGAATAATATACATGATAAATAGTCATTACCCGCACCTAGTTTTATGTTCTTTCCAATGCCTTGTGTCCAGAATTATTCATGTAGAAAAAAACAGATGAATACTGAGCCACACCAAACGGCTGATCAAAGAGAGGATCACTTCCTATGTTGCAAGGCGCGGGGACGTGGCTTTGCTCTCATGATCGTCTCATCACTATGTCGTATCAATTCGGAAAGTCTCCATGGCTTCTGCCACTTCCACTTAAATTGTAATAGCCACTGATGATGGCTTCTTTTCCACCTCCATAGCTTGCCAGATGCTTGTCCTGCCATTGCCAATTTTTTCATTGGCAACTGCCCGATGGGTACCATCTGCATCGAAAGAAAATCTCACATACTTGgtcttataaaaatatatttgctAGTTTCACTTGAATGCAGAACAAATTACCCTTTTACTCTCATCTATAAAAGCTGCTGATTGCCTCACTTGGCCATTAACAATGCCTGGTGTATATTTTCGCTGTTTCTGAGCTTGCACGGAATCTGGAGACAATGGTCCCGTGTCTTCATCAGCATTATGCTTCAATGAATTTGGAGAGTTTCCCTGTTATATCAAGTGATGAAATTAACAACTAAAATTACAGTGATGACAGTAGTA includes:
- the LOC130935166 gene encoding uncharacterized protein LOC130935166, yielding MGRSSDMDAEMTEVTPSAAEAPPLGAVPSSSGENDSVRDLLTLARQFINQGKPSQALQAVIVAMKSKGGDEAVFQSLHRAREVYRSRLQDNAAVDQLASLFAECAIAEAQPVIIEPSATNTLVPSIASPSISSDAHGTSILAETGRMQVVLDAVSDGSSFICLKCGGLVSNHRKDEHYAYWCS